ttgagtatGATCCTTGTCCACCCCGAAGTTGTTTTAATCACTTTTAAACAGCGTTTAAAAGAAAGATCTtcctttaatatttttttaaaatccatatGAGTCGAACTTTAAGCTTTTGcgaattttcctttcaaagtTTCAAAGTACTTTAACTAGTAAAGTGGTAAAGTGCCAAgaagtagatttttttattaaaagatTAAAATCTTCAATAAGACATTTTCATTAAGCAAAGTTCATTTTATGTACGCTGTGCTCTAGAATCGATTATACCCTTATGAGGGGACTTATTTCGATGGATCAATGTTCCACACATCCACTACAAACGTATGATCTGATCCTTCAATAAACGTCCTACTCCCACATATGGAATTTATTGAAGTTTCACGTGGACTTCCGTTGGTAAAATCTCGAATGTTCTCGTGCAATTTGACCTCTGGACATGGATATTCGCGTAAACACGCTGAtcatccttgtttttttctttcttttccctgCTTCGATTGCGAAACATAAAGGAAATTTCTCGATTGTGACTTGACGGTGCAATATTGTTGAACATAAAGTGCACCCGCAGCGGTTGCACTTTCGCCACGCCCCCTTGTTTTGCAATCCATGGCACATTTCAAGGAATAGTTCCACACTGGTATGTGACCTAAACGTTTTAAAACTAACCGTAACCAACTTCCCTTCttacttttgtttgtttgttttctgggATTACTAGCGAATAATCTGGAACCATTAGGAAACAGATTTATTTGATTGTATCTTGGAAAAGTGTGACAGGTGCTTCCGTAAAGTATCTTGcggggaaaaagaaattggaagTTCTGCGGTGCTTCCGCAGTACAATATTCTCGGTGAACTGTTGCCATATCGAATATCGAAGAACATTCATGAAGCGTAGGCCGTCATTTTCCTCCAATCaccattttttcctccattacTTCGTATGTCTAAGCactcgtttgtttgtttgtgaataggattttcgattttggtaatcaataattcaattattttgcCGTGTTTTTTCCACCATTGCATATGTCACTTGGGAATTGATGTTCGCATCAAATCAGATCAGCGCAGATCTAAATTGAATCCGGGCGTTAGTAGTCTCATTTTTTGGAATAGTAGTTCCAATTGGCGACCATGGATCTATGGCAAGTACCGCGTGCAATGAATCGCATGATGAACGAATACATGCGCGATTTTGATCGTTTCGAACGTTCTCTGTACCCGTACTGGCGTGACGCTGATCATTCTGTACTGCATGTGGCGAATGAAACTCAGCAGGTACGAAGTAGTACCTCGTATCGATACCTCACCTCACCATTGTGTTGTAGGTGGTCGATGACGATAAGAAATTCGCTGTTTCGCTGGACGTCTCGCAATTCCGCCCGGAAGAGCTGAATGTGCACTTGGAAGGTCGAGAGCTTACCGTGGAAGGGAAACAGGAGCACAAAAGTGATAGCAGCTTTATTCATAGGTGGGACGTGTTCTTATGGTAGTGGTGGTTGGATTGGCATTCGAAGAACGTACCAGTAATCACAGATCATTCATCCGTAAGTGGACTTTGCCTGAAAATGTAGACCTAGAGGCCGTACATACTCAACTCAGCGACAAAGGTCATCTATGCGTTGAAGCACCGAAGACGGACAGTGCGTCGCCGAACAGAAGAAACATTCCAATCATGGCTGCACCaacgaagaagtaaaaaaagaagagcaatCCTTGCATCCCACGTAATTTTACATGCTTTTTTCGTACTAAAATTTGTGTATGTTGTGGTCTTAGCATTGGTAGTTCAAACCGGTACTTCTTCTTGTCCATTTTCACAAATAAATATCGCCAACAAAATTCTCTAACATCTAAAAATGTGTTGACTAAAGGGATTAGTGTTAAGCAATGAAAATTCCGATGTCAAAAGTTATGACAATACGTTTCAAAGCTTTTCAAAGCTCCTATAAACATTTCCGATCGTATTGACGAGAGCTATGAGTCACGTAACGATTTTACCAATTTTTTccgcaattgcagaaaaaGCGGAGAGCTATGGATTTGCTGTTGAATGTATTGTTCGTCGAATCACCCAATATTCATTGGAAGATAATCCACACGAATATAAGGCAGAACTTCTAagcaaacattaaaaaataagattgaATACTActtaataaaacaatataagAAACCTATACTTAAATGAGCAGATATGGAATCATTCAGTAATTACTTCAGATTACTGTAGGAATAATGAGGTTAATTCTTTATCCCCTAAATGTAGAGAATAAATCAGCTGAACGCTTGGTTTCGTCAACTTCGCTAATCATTATCTTAAAGTGTTAGCGTTAATGTGGTcctttccatgttttttcccTAACATTCTAAAGGTTAGCTAATTTCTTGCCGAATAATACATATCGTcatagatttttctggaattttccatgTACACATGAGCGGAGAGCATGAGAGATACGGGGAAAATAGTTTATAGCTGCCTGCAACGTAAAAACTCGCTTGTTATGATGTGTCGTTCTTTGAACCTGAACCTCTTCATAAGATTTTTATTGGATTGGTGTTTGGTGCTTCCCTCATGACAACGTTTCTGGGCAacgcgttcaaaaaaaaattggtaagGAAATGAGCAGAGATGAGAGGGAAATTTTCGAGGATTCGTATGTGCATGcggaaattttcgtctgtATCTTCCCTCTCCTCATATGCCCTCAGTATTATGTGAGATTGTCAAGGGAAGTGGATCTCGAATTttcatacaaataaaataatacctACATAAAAATTAGCCATTCTGTTATATGATATAACATCTTCAATTTATATAAATtcatttaatataataataatgtaacaGAAACATAATAATATTCTAACAGCTAATGTGAGTATCCCACATTTTGCGACTACATCCTCTGGACAACAATAAGCTATGGAACCAAGCCTGTCTTCATTtggatttaaaaataaattgattttATCAAAATGAAAGCGTtcacattttcatattttctattaATGTTTCATACTCGTTCATAGTTCTAGAAACTACTGCAGAGGCAACcgttttccctcttttttctttttttttttgaagaaattcctaCTTAAATTCTTCCCGTCAGGCCTAGAGAGTATATTCTTATCTTGTTCTCATCTTCTAAAAGTGCAATGCGTATGAACAACATTCTTCAATATTTTGCTGAATACGTTATATATTTTCGCAACTGTTTACGACTTGACGCGTTGACTTGCGTTACGTAAAGGGCA
This window of the Necator americanus strain Aroian chromosome III, whole genome shotgun sequence genome carries:
- a CDS encoding hypothetical protein (NECATOR_CHRIII.G13205.T1) gives rise to the protein MDLWQVPRAMNRMMNEYMRDFDRFERSLYPYWRDADHSVLHVANETQQVVDDDKKFAVSLDVSQFRPEELNVHLEGRELTVEGKQEHKSDSSFIHRSFIRKWTLPENVDLEAVHTQLSDKGHLCVEAPKTDSASPNRRNIPIMAAPTKK